ACCGCGCCGGGCCCGGGGTGCTCGTCACCCATCGGTCAGATGGCCGGCCACTGGACCTGCTGATCGACGCGGGGAGGTCCACGGTGATGCGCCTGCTGGGTGCCGGATCCGATCCCGGGCGACTCGACGCGGTCTTCCTCACGCACCACCATTCCGACCACCTCGTCGGCCTGGACGACGTGCTCCTCACCCGATGGGTGATGGACCGGGAGAGGAACCTCCCCACGCTTCCGGTCGTGGCGCCCGACGGACCCTGCATCCCCTTCGTGGACGGCCTGGCCGACCGGTGGGCCGACGACTTGGCGGTAAGGGCATCCCACTCCGGGCGCCGGGACGGCCCCTCGGTGGAGCCAGTCCCGTTCCCCTACCCGGGCGTTCCGACAGAGGTCTGGCGTGCTGACGGCGTTCGGGTGCTCGCCGGCCAGGTGCGCCACGAGCCGGTGCACCCGGCGGTCGGCTACCGGATCGAGACCCCGGATGGCGTCGTGGTCGTCTCCGGCGACACCCTGGTGTGTGACGAGGTGGCCGAACTGGCCACCGGAGCCGATGTGCTGGTCTACGAGGCCATGCGGTTCTCCGAGATCCGCAGCCTCCCGGAACGCCGTCGGTTCATCCTCGACTACCACGCCGACACGGTGGCCATCGGCCGCCAGGCCCAGGGCCTGGGCATTCCCCGACTGGTGCTCACCCACCTCATCCCGCCTCCGGGGTCGGTGGCCGCCGAACGGGCCTTCGAGGACGATGTCCGGTCCGGTGGCTACACGGGTGACGTGGTAGTGGCGCGGGACCTGACTGCGGTCACCCTTCCCTGAGCTGGCCCCCGCCGCCCGGCCTGCGGTAGTGCCTCCTGGTCAGTCGGGGACCACCACGGTCCGGCGCCCGGACGTCGGGGCGGCGAACCAGGCGGGTACCTCGGATAGGCCGATGGTCCCGCCGACGAACTCGTCTAACGGCAGCTCACCGCTCCGATAGAGGTCGAGCAGTTCGGGCACGCCGACCCGGGGCTCGGTATCCCCGTAGATCGATGCCGTGATGGTGGCCCGCTTGAGAAACAGCTGGGGTAGGGCGATGGGCAGGTGGTCGACCGGTCGGGGCGAACCGACCTGGACCACCGTCCCCCCGACGCCCAGGCAGCGGAAGGCCAGGGCCAGCACGTCGTGGTGGCCTGCCGCCTCGATGGCCACGTCCAGCCCCTCCCCGTCGGTGGCCCTCCGGATGGTGGTAGCGACGTCGTCGTCGGGGTCCAGGCAGAGGTCGGCGCCCAGCCGTCCGGCCAGGGCCCGCTGGTCGGGGTCGGGATCGATGGCCACCACGGTGGCTGCCCCCGCCCTGGAGGCGGCTACCACGGCAGCTGTTCCCACCCCGCCGCAGCCGAACACCGCCACGTGGTCACCGGTCTCCACGGCGGCCGTTCGGACGACCGATCCGTAGCCGGTCATCACACCGCACCCGACGATGCTGGTCGGGACGGGATCCAGGTCGTCGCCGACGGGGACGCACTGGCCGACGTGGACCAGGGCGTGACTTGCCATGCCGCCGATGCCGAACGCCCGGGCCAGGACCGCCTCGTCGGCGTCGACGGGAGCTGTGTCCGCGTGGACCGGTCGGAGGCAGAACGCCGGTCCCTGTCGTCGGCAGGGCCGACAGGTACCGCACGGGTTCCGCCACGCCAGCAGGACCCGCTGGCCGACCACCAGATCGACGCCGGGCCCGGTGGCCTCGATCCTGCCCACCGTCTCGTGTCCGAGGATCAACGGCGGCTGCTCGGGGATGCCGCCGTGGATGGCCAGCACGTCGCTGTGGCAGATCCCACACGCCTCCATGGCCACCCGGACCTCGCCGGGTCCCGGCGGGCCGAGGTCCACGTCGACGATCTGGACCGGTCCGTTCCGCTCCCGGACGACGGCCGCCCGTGTCCGGAGGACGCCGGCCGGGCCGGTCACCAACTGAACTCCAGGACGATCTTGCCCACGTGGGTGTCGGCTGTCATGGCCTCGGCGGCCCCAGTCAGGTCGTCGGCGGGCAGCACCCGGTCGACAATGGGCACGACGGTGCCGTCGGCCAGCAGGGGGAGGACGTCACGACCCGCCGACTGGATAACCGTGGCCGCCTCCTCCTGGCTCCGGGTCCGGAAGGTGGTCCCGACGAGGGTCAGGCGCTTCCTGGCCAGCTCGTCGAGGTTGACCTTGTCGATGACCCCTCCGACCCGGCCGACCGACACGATCCGTCCCCCGAGGGCCGCCGTGTCCACGCTGGCCCGGAGGGTGCCGGCGCCCACCACGTCGATGGTGACGTCCACGCCGTCCGGAGCCACGGCCAGCACCTCATCGGTGAAGCCGTCCGACGGGCCGACGATGCCCGCAGTCGGGGCGAGGCCCAGGTCGGTGAGGCGGGCCAGCTTGTCGGTGCTGCGCGAGACGGCCAGGACGGACCCGGCGCCCAGGTGGGGTGCCAGTAGCAGGGTGGCCACCCCGATCCCCGACGAGGCGCCGTTGACCAGCACCGTCTCCCCGGCCGACAGGCGCCCTGCGGTCACCAGAGCGTCGTGGACGGTGACGAAGTTGATGGGGACGGCAGCCGCCGTGGTCAGGTCCAGGGAGTCGGGAACGGGCAGCACTCGCCCGGCCGACACGACCAGTCGCCGACGGAAGGCGCTGTAGGTGAAGGCCATGGCCCGGTCGCCGACCTTCCAGCCATCGACGCCCTTGCCCACCGCCGTCACCCGCCCGGACACCTCGCCGCCGGCCACCGTCGGCCGGGACGACCGGTCCGGTTCGGACAGCGAGCGGCCTACCCGGTAGGCGCCTGCCAGGGCGTACACGTCGCCCCGGTTGAGTCCGCCGGCCACCGTCTCGATCTCCAGGTGACCGGGACGGACTTCGTGGAGCGGAACGGTCGAACGCGAGGGACCGTCGGGCCCAACCACGATGGCCTCGGTCTGCTCCGGGATCCGATCAGCCATCGGTGGGGATCCGGAGCGTCCGGACGAACAGGGCGATGCCGCGGTAGTTGGCCACGGTGAAGATCAGGTCGTGGACCTGCTCTCGGCGGAGGTGGCGGGACAGGTCCTCCCACGTGTCGTCGCCAACGTCGCCGTCCCGGGCCAACTCGAGGGCCGCTGCCACCACCGACCGCTCGGCCCCCCTGAAGGGGGTCGGGTCGCCGGCGATGGCCGCCTCGACCTCGTCATGCCGTAGGCCGACCGCCGAGCCGATCTCCCGGTGGTGGTACAGCTCGTAGTCGCTGTTCTCAAAGCCGGCCGTGCAGAGGATGGCCAGTTCGCGGGCCCGGGCCTCCAGCGTCGACCGGTCGAGCAGGTGGGAGGCGAACGGCGCCCACTTTCGGAACAGCCACGGGTGGGCCACCATGCCCTTGAAGACGTTGGGGACCTCGCCGTCGGCGCCCCGGGGCAGGTGCCGGATCAACTCTGGGTCGATCTCCGCGGTCGCCGGGAGGTTGACCCGGGGCGTTCGGTCGGTGGTCATCAGATCGCCCGGTCGGCCTTCAGGCTGGTCGGGGGGCGGCGGCCGTGCCGCTGCCGTCGTCGAGGGCCGAGACCCGCCAGAGCTCCCGCCTCGCCGACCCGTAGTCGTGGACGGCGTAGTGCTGGCACGTCCGGTTGTCCCAGATGAGGACGTCGCCGGCCGCCCACCGGTGCCGGTAGACGAGGTCGGGCGTGGTGGCGTAGTCGAAAAGGGTCCGGAGGAGTCCCCGTCCCTCCTCGACGGTCATGCCCTCGAACCGGTCCACGTAGGCGGCGTTCACGTACAGGAATCGCCTTCCCGAGCGGGGGTGGATCCGGACCACGTCGTGTACACGGCGCGGGGCGTCGGCCGGGTCGGCCCCCATGATCCGGGCGAAGGCCGCCCCCGAGTGGACGGCCCGGAGGCCAGCCAGGAGGTCCTTCATCCGGTCGGAGAGGCCATCGTGGGCCCGGACCTGGTCGGCGAACATGGTGTCCCCACCACTGGGCGGGACCTCGACAGCGTTCAGCAGGCAGACGGTCAGCTCGTCGGCGAAGTAGGTGCTGTCGGCGTGCCATCGCTCGGTGATCCGCTGCTCCTTGCGCACGTCGGTCACGTGGATGATCTCGTCATGGTCGGGGTGGCGGAGGCCGTAGTCGGTGCGCTGGAGCGGGCCGAACAGCCGACCGACGGCCAACTGCTCCTCGGGCGACAGTAGCTGGTCCGGGAGGTGGAGCACCCCGTGAGCATCCAGCAGGTCGAGGACCTTCTCGGCTCCCCGTGCGTCGAGGCCGGCCAGGGCAAGGCCCTCGACCCGGGCGCCGAAGGTACCCGTGTCGGGATCGCCGGTCAGCGGGGTCACGGTAGGCACGACGGCGATGGTAGTGATGCACGGTCGGGCCCGCGAGGCCGCTGGTCGTGGGTCCGGAGTTAAACGTTCAGGAGTCGTGGAGGACGAACCGGATCCGCTTGAAACCCTTCCCCTTGGACTCCGTCTTGACGACCTCCAGGCGCCCGACCTGGCCGGTGGACGACACGTGGGTCCCGCCGTCGGCCTGCTTGTCCAGGCCGACGATGTCCACCACCCGGATCTCGTCCACCGACTCGGGGACCAGGTTCACCTTGGTCCGGATGAGCTCCCGGTCCAGCACCGCCTCGCCACGGGGGAGGAACGACACCTCGATGGGTCGGTCGGCGGCGATCTCGGCGTTGCAGAGGGCCTCCACCTCTGCGGCGAAGCCCTCCGGGAGTTGGTCCACCTCGAAGTCCATGCGTCCCGAGAGGGCGTCCATGTTGCCTCCGGTGACCACCCGCCTCCAGTTCTTCCACATCACGCCGCAGAGGACGTGCATGGCGGTGTGGGTGCGCATCATCTGGCGCCGTCGGGCGTCGTCCACCTCGCCTGTAACCGTCGTGGCGACCTCGGGTACCGGGCCTGCCAGCGTGTGGAGCACCCGTCCGTCGACGGTACGGACGTCCAGGACGGCGGCGGCCCCGGTGGCCCACACCAGGTGGCCGGTGTCATGCGGCTGGCCACCGCTGGTGGCGTAGAAGGCGGTCCGGTCCAGTTCCACGCGGTCGCCGTCGACGGCAACGACGGCGGCCTCGAACGAGCGCAAGTCGGCGTCTCGCAGGTACAGCCGGTCGGTCATGGCCCGGCCTCCTGGCGTGCTGGTCGCCCGCTCATGGCCCAGCCTCCCAGTCGGCCGGGCGGGTATCGCCGACGTCCACCCGCAACTCGCCCTCCACCACCTGCCAGGCCATCTGGTCGAGGCCCTCGCCGTCCGGCGGCCAGGTGACTTCCGGAGCGCACGAGTCCGTGAAGACCGAGGCCGTGCCGTCCCACTGGACAAGGCAACGGGCTTCACGCCCCGGGACCCGGGCCGAGAACGCGGCCCAGCCGAAGGCCGGGTCGTCGCCTGCATGGGTGATCCAGATCGGCCGGTCCCTGCCGGCCAGGTCGGGGAACGGGACCGGTCCGTTCCGGGCGATCTCGGTGGCGAGGTCGGCGGCGTGGATGCCGCGGAAGTCTGGGTCACCCAGCTTCACCTCGATGGCGTCAGTCGAGCCGGCCAGCCACAGCACCAGCATTAGGGCTCCCACGGCGGCGGCCAGCCCGGTCATCGTCACGGCGATGGCCCGCGGCACGTCGAGCCGCATTCCCCGGGCGACGGTCATGGCTTGCAGGCCCCTCTCGATCGTCGGCCGGTGGTGTGTCGGAAACCCGGGCCGTAGTTCGGTCCCACTGGGTCGGTCCCGGCGGGGTGCTGCCTAGTATCGCTCCGGTCCGGCGTCGATGACAGCAGGCGGCGACCATCCGACGAGACCGACCGTGAGGTCCGCAGGAGGCGACTGGCGTGGATCTGTTCGAATACCAGGGCAAGCAGTTCTTTGCCCAGTACGGCATGCCGGTATCGGACGGCGAGATCGCCTTCACCGTCGACGAGGCGGTGACGGCCGCCGAGCGGCTCGGCACACCGGTCATGGTCAAGGCCCAGGTCCACACCGGTGGCCGGGGCAAGGCCGGTGGCGTCAAGTTCGCAGCGACCATCGACGACGTCCGGCAGCACGCGACGAACATCCTGGGCCTGGACATCGGTGGCCACGTCGTGGGCCGGGTGTGGGTCGAGCGGGCCTCGGACATAGCCGAGGAGTACTACGCCTCGTTCACCCTCGACCGCTCGGCGAAGAAGCACCTGGGGATGCTCTCGGCCGAGGGCGGCGTGGAGATCGAGACGGTGGCCGACGAGAACCCGGATGCCATCGCCAAGGTCTGGATAGATCCAGTGGACGGTCTAGACGAGGCGGGAGCCCGGGCCTGGGTGGCTGCTGCGAACCTGCCCGATGCCGCCGTCGAGGGCACGGTTGACGTCCTCCAGAAGCTCTACACCGCATACGTGGACGGTGATGCCGACCTGGTTGAGATCAACCCGCTCATCCTCACGCCCGATGGCCGGATCCACGTGCTGGACGCGAAGGTCACCCTGGACGGCAGCTCGGTGTTCCGCCACGAGGACTACGTGGAGTTCGATGAGACGCAGACCCGGGACGAGCGGGAGACGGCAGCCCACGCCCGGGGCCTGCAGTACGTGGGACTGGACGGCTCGGTGGGCGTGATCGCCAACGGCGCCGGGCTGGCGATGTCCACCGTGGACGTGGTCAACCAGGTCGGGGGCAGCCCGGCCAACTTCCTGGACATCGGCGGCGGCGCCAACGCAGACGTCATGGCCGGGGCCCTGGAGGTCATCAACAACGACCCGGCGGTGCGGTCCATCTTCATCAACATCTTCGGCGGCATCACCAGGGGCGAGGAGGTGGCCAACGGCATCATCGGGGCCCTCGAGCGGGTCCGGATCGACGCCCCGATCGTGATCCGACTTGATGGCACGAACGCCGAAGAGGGTCGGGCAATCCTGGAGCCGCACCTGTCCGACACCCTGCAGATGGCGCCGACGATGCTGGATGCGGCCCGACGGGCCGTGGAGCTGGCCACAGCGGCGGGCACCGACGAGAACCGGGGGGTCTGAGCCGTGAGCGTCTTCGTCGACTCTGCCACGAAGGTCGTCTACCAGGGGCTGACCGGCAGCCAGGGCCGCTATTACGGCCTGCTGAACCGGGACTACGGCACGCGGGTGGTGGCCGGGACGAACCCCAGGAAGGCCGGGACCGACGTTGACGGCATACCTGTCTACGCTTCGGTCGCCGAGGCGGTCGCCGAGACCGGGGCCACCGCGTCGTGCATCTTCATCCCGGCGCCCGGGGTGCGCGACGCCGTGCTGGAGGCCGCCCGGGGTGGCGTGGAGTTCATCGTGGCGATCACCGAGGGTGTACCGGCCCATGACGAGGCCGACCTGTACAACCGGCTCCGCCGGGACTTCCCGGGCGTGCGGCTGCTGGGCCCCAACTGTCCGGGGATCATCTCGCCCGGCCAGTGCAACATAGGCATCACCGCCGGTCACATCGCCCTGCCCGGCGGTCCGGTTGGCATAGTGAGCCGGTCCGGCACGCTCACCTACCAGGCGCTGTACGAGCTCAAGGAGAAGGGCATCGGCTGCACGACGTGCATCGGCATCGGTGGCGACCCGGTGCCCGGCACGTCGTTCATCGACTGCCTGGCCGCCTTCGAGGCTGACCCCGACACGAAGGCCGTGATGATGATCGGCGAGATCGGCGGGTCGGCCGAGGAGGAGGCCGCCGAGTTCATCGCCGACCACATGACCAAGCCGGTGTCGGCCTACGTGGCCGGCGTGACCGCTCCGCCCGGCAAGAAGATGGGCCACGCCGGTGCCATCGTCTCGGGAGGTCGGGGAACGGCCCGGGCCAAGATGGATGCGCTGCGGGACGCCGGGGTCAGGGTCGGCCTGAACCCGACCGAGGCCGGCGAGCACATGGCCGACATCGTCGCCGAGCTGGGCTGACAGGGACCCGCCTGCCGTCCACAGGGGGCACAGGTCCGCCTTTCGTCCACAGGGGGCACGCCTGCCTGCCCCACCTCACCGCAATCCAGGGGAACGCGCCCGGTTCCTACCGCCATTTCGCCATCAGCGGTTGCGGGGGCCGCTGGTACGGTCGCCCCCATGTCGTTGGCGGTGCTGGTCTCGGGTACGGGCTCGATCCTGGATGCGATGGTGTCGGCCGGCCTGCCGGTCGCCCTGGTCGTGTCGGACCGACCGTGTCCGGCCATCGGGATGGCGGCAGACCATGACGTGGAGGCCGTGGTGGTGCACCGGGACTCCTATGGAGACGACTTCGACCGGGACGCCTACACGTCCCGCCTGACCGACCTGCTGGTCGACCGGGGGGTCTCGCTGGTGGCCATGGCGGGGTTCGGCACGATCCTCGGCCAGCCGATCTACAACCGCTTCGCCGGACACATCCTCAACACCCACCCCGCCCTGCTGCCCGCCTTCCCCGGCTGGCACGCGGTACGTGACGCTCTCGCCCATGGGGTGACCGTCACCGGCTGCACCGTGCACATGGCGACCCTCGAGGTGGATGCCGGTCCGATCCTGGCCCAGGGGACCGTAGAGGTGCGTCCCGACGACGACGAGGTCAGCCTCCACGAGCGCATAAAGGCCGTCGAGCGGCGCCTCTACGTCGACACCATCCGATCCGTCCTGGGTGGCGAGCCGCCCGTTCCGGCGGGTGCCTCCGGTGGAGCATCGGCATGAGCGCCCCGACGGGCCGCCGGGCTCTGCTGTCCGTCTACGACAAGACGGGGATCGTGGAGCTCTCCCGCGGGCTGGTCGAGCTGGGGTGGGAGCTGGTCTCCAGCGGGGGTACGGCCTCGGTCCTGGTTGACGAGGGCCTGCCCGTCACCGAGGTCGCTCAGGTTACTGGCGCCCCCGAGATGCTGGGCGGACGGGTCAAGACACTCCACCCAGCGATCCACGGCGGGATCCTCGCCGACCGGTCCGACCCCGATCACATGGCCGAACTTGAGGCCCATGGCATAGACCCCATCGATCTGGTGGTGGCCAATCTCTACCCGTTCGCTGAATGGCCGGGCGTCGAGATGATCGACATCGGCGGGTCGGCCATGGTGCGGGCGGCGGCCAAGAACCATGCACACGTGGGGGTGGTTGTCGACCCGAGCGACTACCCGGACCTCCTAGATGAGTTGCGGTCAGGCAACCTCCTGTCCGAATCCACTCGACTGGCCCTGGCCCGTAGGGCTTTTTCCCATACCGCCTCCTACGACGCGTCAATTATGGCTTGGTTCGATTCCGGCCTCCCGGTTTCCGACACTGATTCCGGCTTCGCCGCAGCCCTTCCCGACACCCTGCATCTAAGCCTGGAGCGGGTCGATGAACTTCGCTATGGGGAGAACCCCCACCAAGCAGGAGCCCGGTACCGGTGGGCCGCCGACCTGACCGGTTGGTGGGATGCAGCAATCCTCCACGGCGGCAAGGCCATGTCCTACCTGAACGTTTTCGACACTGAGGCCGCATGGCGCCTGGTGAACGAACTGGGCGATGAGCCAGCCGCAGTGGTCGTAAAGCACGCCAACCCGTGCGGGGTGGCCGTGGCCGAGAACGTCTCCGACGCCTACCGGGCGGCTCACGGCTGTGATCCCGTCTCCGCCTTCGGGGGAATCGTGGCGCTCAACCGGATGGTCACCATGGCGGTTGCCGAACCGCTCTCCGAGGTGTTCACCGAGGTAGTCGTGGCCCCGGCCTACGAACCCGAGGCCCTCGAGGCGCTCCGAGCCCGGGCCAACCTGAGGATCCTTGAAGGCCCACCTCCCGGGCGAGCCGACTGGATCCTGGATTTGCGCAGTATTGACGGAGGGCTACTCGTCCAGACCGTCGACCAGGTCGATGATGATTCGCCGGCCTGGAGGGTGGTAACCGACCGGGAACCCACCGACTCGGAGTGGGCCGATCTCGCCTTGGCGTGGAAGGTGGCGGCCAGGGTGACCTCGAACGCCATCGTGCTCGTCAAAGACCGCCAGGCCGTCGGCATAGGGGCTGGCCAGCAGAATCGGCGCGACGCCGCCCGTATAGCCGCGGAGAAGGCCGAAGGTCGGGCCACCGGGGGAGCCTGCGCCAGCGACGCCTTCTTTCCGTTCCGCGACGGCCTCGATGCCGCCATCGACGCCGGTGCCACTGCGGTCATCCAGCCGGGCGGTTCGGTACGCGACGACGAGGTCATTGCGGCCGCTAACGAGGTCGGTTTGGCCATGGTGTTTACCGGCCGACGCCACTTCCGTCACTGACCGGCCCAGGTCGTCGGACCGACCCGCCCGGAGTCATCGAGGGATAGCGTGCCCCGCCATGACTGCACAACTGCTCGCTGGTGGGCCGGTCGCCGAGGCCGTGCTCGATGATGTCCGCTCCCGGGTCGAAGCGCTCGCCGCCAGGGGGGTCACGCCGGGACTTGGCACGATCCTCGTTGGCGACGACGGCGCTAGTGCCGGTTACGTACGCAAGAAGCACGAGACCTGTGAGTCGGTGGGCCTCGCCTCCAGCCACATCCAGGTCCAGGCCGGTGACCCCCCTGCGGCGCTGGACGAGGCCGTGGCCTCGTTCAACGAGGACCCGTCGGTCCACGCGTACATCATCCAGCACCCGGTGGCTGAAGGCTTCGACTTCAACGCCGCCCTGTCGGCCATGGATCCAGCCAAGGACGCCGATGGCCTCCACCCGACCAACCTCGGCAGGTTGGTGCTCCAGGAGGACGGTCCGGTGCCGTGTACGCCGGCCGGCATCCAGGCCCTTTTCGTGCACTACGACATCGACATCAGCGGCAGGCACGTGGTCGTGATCGGCCGCGGTCCGACCCTGGGCAGGCCGCTGTCGCTGCTGCTCACCACCAAGGCCCCGGGCGCCAACGCCGCGGTGACCGTGGTGCACTCGGCGGTTCCCGACCTGGCCGACCTGACCCGTGAGGCCGACATCGTCATAGCCGCCCTCGGCGTTCCGTCCTTCGTTCAGCCCGACATGGTGAGGTCGGGAGCGGTCGTGGTGAGCGGCGGCATCTCCTGGGAGGGTCGCAAGCTGCTGGCCGACGTCGACGAATCGGTGGGCGAGGTGGCGTCGTGGATCACCCCCCGCCTTGGTGGCGTGGGCCCGACCACGGTGGCCATGCTGCTGCGCAACACCGTCGAGGCTGCGGAGCGCTCCGTCTCCTAGCCGTACCGGCTCCCGGACCGGTGGCCCGGTCGGACCCCTGACCCGGCGGGTCGACGGCCCCGTTTGATGGCCCTGTGGCCCGGCGGCCCGACCCGACAGGCCGGCTGGTCCACTGGATGTTGACGGGTCGGGAATCGGTAGGGTCGGCCCCATGGCAGAGAAGATCACGATGGGCGCAGGCGGCGTCCTGAACGTTCCGGACGACCCGATCATCCCGTTCATCGAGGGTGACGGCACCGGGGTCGACATCTGGCCGGCAGCTCGTCTCGTGTTGGACGCCGCTGCGGCGAGGTACGGCCACTCCATCGAGTGGAAGGAGGTGCTCGCAGGGGAGAAGGCCTACAACGAGACCGGTGACTGGCTGCCCCAGGACACCGTCGACACGTTCTCCGAGTACATGATCGGCATCAAGGGCCCGCTGACCACGCCGATCGGTGGCGGGTTCCGCAGCCTCAACGTGGCCCTGCGCCAGATCCTGGACCTGTACGTGTGCCTGCGCCCCGTCCGCTGGTTCAAGGGTGTGCCCTCGCCGGTCAAGCGTCCCGATCTGGTCGACATGGTGATCTTCCGCGAGAACACGGAGGACATCTACGCGGGCCTCGAGGTGGAGGCCATGACCCCCGACGCCCTGAAGCTCCGGGAGCTGCTCGAGGACGCCTTTGGCTGGCGCATCCGTGAGGACTCCGGCATA
This Acidimicrobiales bacterium DNA region includes the following protein-coding sequences:
- a CDS encoding zinc-binding dehydrogenase translates to MTGPAGVLRTRAAVVRERNGPVQIVDVDLGPPGPGEVRVAMEACGICHSDVLAIHGGIPEQPPLILGHETVGRIEATGPGVDLVVGQRVLLAWRNPCGTCRPCRRQGPAFCLRPVHADTAPVDADEAVLARAFGIGGMASHALVHVGQCVPVGDDLDPVPTSIVGCGVMTGYGSVVRTAAVETGDHVAVFGCGGVGTAAVVAASRAGAATVVAIDPDPDQRALAGRLGADLCLDPDDDVATTIRRATDGEGLDVAIEAAGHHDVLALAFRCLGVGGTVVQVGSPRPVDHLPIALPQLFLKRATITASIYGDTEPRVGVPELLDLYRSGELPLDEFVGGTIGLSEVPAWFAAPTSGRRTVVVPD
- a CDS encoding bifunctional 5,10-methylenetetrahydrofolate dehydrogenase/5,10-methenyltetrahydrofolate cyclohydrolase, yielding MTAQLLAGGPVAEAVLDDVRSRVEALAARGVTPGLGTILVGDDGASAGYVRKKHETCESVGLASSHIQVQAGDPPAALDEAVASFNEDPSVHAYIIQHPVAEGFDFNAALSAMDPAKDADGLHPTNLGRLVLQEDGPVPCTPAGIQALFVHYDIDISGRHVVVIGRGPTLGRPLSLLLTTKAPGANAAVTVVHSAVPDLADLTREADIVIAALGVPSFVQPDMVRSGAVVVSGGISWEGRKLLADVDESVGEVASWITPRLGGVGPTTVAMLLRNTVEAAERSVS
- the purH gene encoding bifunctional phosphoribosylaminoimidazolecarboxamide formyltransferase/IMP cyclohydrolase, whose protein sequence is MSAPTGRRALLSVYDKTGIVELSRGLVELGWELVSSGGTASVLVDEGLPVTEVAQVTGAPEMLGGRVKTLHPAIHGGILADRSDPDHMAELEAHGIDPIDLVVANLYPFAEWPGVEMIDIGGSAMVRAAAKNHAHVGVVVDPSDYPDLLDELRSGNLLSESTRLALARRAFSHTASYDASIMAWFDSGLPVSDTDSGFAAALPDTLHLSLERVDELRYGENPHQAGARYRWAADLTGWWDAAILHGGKAMSYLNVFDTEAAWRLVNELGDEPAAVVVKHANPCGVAVAENVSDAYRAAHGCDPVSAFGGIVALNRMVTMAVAEPLSEVFTEVVVAPAYEPEALEALRARANLRILEGPPPGRADWILDLRSIDGGLLVQTVDQVDDDSPAWRVVTDREPTDSEWADLALAWKVAARVTSNAIVLVKDRQAVGIGAGQQNRRDAARIAAEKAEGRATGGACASDAFFPFRDGLDAAIDAGATAVIQPGGSVRDDEVIAAANEVGLAMVFTGRRHFRH
- a CDS encoding TauD/TfdA family dioxygenase translates to MPTVTPLTGDPDTGTFGARVEGLALAGLDARGAEKVLDLLDAHGVLHLPDQLLSPEEQLAVGRLFGPLQRTDYGLRHPDHDEIIHVTDVRKEQRITERWHADSTYFADELTVCLLNAVEVPPSGGDTMFADQVRAHDGLSDRMKDLLAGLRAVHSGAAFARIMGADPADAPRRVHDVVRIHPRSGRRFLYVNAAYVDRFEGMTVEEGRGLLRTLFDYATTPDLVYRHRWAAGDVLIWDNRTCQHYAVHDYGSARRELWRVSALDDGSGTAAAPRPA
- the sucC gene encoding ADP-forming succinate--CoA ligase subunit beta — translated: MDLFEYQGKQFFAQYGMPVSDGEIAFTVDEAVTAAERLGTPVMVKAQVHTGGRGKAGGVKFAATIDDVRQHATNILGLDIGGHVVGRVWVERASDIAEEYYASFTLDRSAKKHLGMLSAEGGVEIETVADENPDAIAKVWIDPVDGLDEAGARAWVAAANLPDAAVEGTVDVLQKLYTAYVDGDADLVEINPLILTPDGRIHVLDAKVTLDGSSVFRHEDYVEFDETQTRDERETAAHARGLQYVGLDGSVGVIANGAGLAMSTVDVVNQVGGSPANFLDIGGGANADVMAGALEVINNDPAVRSIFINIFGGITRGEEVANGIIGALERVRIDAPIVIRLDGTNAEEGRAILEPHLSDTLQMAPTMLDAARRAVELATAAGTDENRGV
- a CDS encoding alanyl-tRNA editing protein, translated to MTDRLYLRDADLRSFEAAVVAVDGDRVELDRTAFYATSGGQPHDTGHLVWATGAAAVLDVRTVDGRVLHTLAGPVPEVATTVTGEVDDARRRQMMRTHTAMHVLCGVMWKNWRRVVTGGNMDALSGRMDFEVDQLPEGFAAEVEALCNAEIAADRPIEVSFLPRGEAVLDRELIRTKVNLVPESVDEIRVVDIVGLDKQADGGTHVSSTGQVGRLEVVKTESKGKGFKRIRFVLHDS
- the sucD gene encoding succinate--CoA ligase subunit alpha, producing MSVFVDSATKVVYQGLTGSQGRYYGLLNRDYGTRVVAGTNPRKAGTDVDGIPVYASVAEAVAETGATASCIFIPAPGVRDAVLEAARGGVEFIVAITEGVPAHDEADLYNRLRRDFPGVRLLGPNCPGIISPGQCNIGITAGHIALPGGPVGIVSRSGTLTYQALYELKEKGIGCTTCIGIGGDPVPGTSFIDCLAAFEADPDTKAVMMIGEIGGSAEEEAAEFIADHMTKPVSAYVAGVTAPPGKKMGHAGAIVSGGRGTARAKMDALRDAGVRVGLNPTEAGEHMADIVAELG
- a CDS encoding zinc-binding dehydrogenase; protein product: MADRIPEQTEAIVVGPDGPSRSTVPLHEVRPGHLEIETVAGGLNRGDVYALAGAYRVGRSLSEPDRSSRPTVAGGEVSGRVTAVGKGVDGWKVGDRAMAFTYSAFRRRLVVSAGRVLPVPDSLDLTTAAAVPINFVTVHDALVTAGRLSAGETVLVNGASSGIGVATLLLAPHLGAGSVLAVSRSTDKLARLTDLGLAPTAGIVGPSDGFTDEVLAVAPDGVDVTIDVVGAGTLRASVDTAALGGRIVSVGRVGGVIDKVNLDELARKRLTLVGTTFRTRSQEEAATVIQSAGRDVLPLLADGTVVPIVDRVLPADDLTGAAEAMTADTHVGKIVLEFSW
- the purN gene encoding phosphoribosylglycinamide formyltransferase; amino-acid sequence: MSLAVLVSGTGSILDAMVSAGLPVALVVSDRPCPAIGMAADHDVEAVVVHRDSYGDDFDRDAYTSRLTDLLVDRGVSLVAMAGFGTILGQPIYNRFAGHILNTHPALLPAFPGWHAVRDALAHGVTVTGCTVHMATLEVDAGPILAQGTVEVRPDDDEVSLHERIKAVERRLYVDTIRSVLGGEPPVPAGASGGASA
- a CDS encoding carboxymuconolactone decarboxylase family protein; this encodes MTTDRTPRVNLPATAEIDPELIRHLPRGADGEVPNVFKGMVAHPWLFRKWAPFASHLLDRSTLEARARELAILCTAGFENSDYELYHHREIGSAVGLRHDEVEAAIAGDPTPFRGAERSVVAAALELARDGDVGDDTWEDLSRHLRREQVHDLIFTVANYRGIALFVRTLRIPTDG
- a CDS encoding MBL fold metallo-hydrolase, producing the protein MTTTVTITGTGTPIPTPDRAGPGVLVTHRSDGRPLDLLIDAGRSTVMRLLGAGSDPGRLDAVFLTHHHSDHLVGLDDVLLTRWVMDRERNLPTLPVVAPDGPCIPFVDGLADRWADDLAVRASHSGRRDGPSVEPVPFPYPGVPTEVWRADGVRVLAGQVRHEPVHPAVGYRIETPDGVVVVSGDTLVCDEVAELATGADVLVYEAMRFSEIRSLPERRRFILDYHADTVAIGRQAQGLGIPRLVLTHLIPPPGSVAAERAFEDDVRSGGYTGDVVVARDLTAVTLP